The following proteins come from a genomic window of Galactobacillus timonensis:
- the atpG gene encoding ATP synthase F1 subunit gamma: MAQSKQALRSRIRSVKSTRKITKAMEMIANAKLFKQRNRMEQNREYAQRLQSTVASIAADSPDLDEMYLKPKTSTMAMTIVFTSDLGLCGAYNANVLKFALANLNPADPIVLIGTSMYHQFQENGFHILNEKPISSDKLTLMELKGWVEQGTHLYEQNEAGKVQVLYTRFINTMTFAPAIDVLLPTDTTKLKVEEDEQSGPKILTLFEPDPVTILDQLIPMMIQNVAYAEWMEATTAEQGSRRVAMKTASDNADNLSEELLLEYNKARQAAITQEITEVVNGSNAV; the protein is encoded by the coding sequence ATGGCGCAGTCGAAGCAGGCTCTGCGTTCACGCATCCGTTCCGTAAAAAGTACGCGCAAGATCACAAAGGCGATGGAAATGATCGCCAATGCGAAGCTCTTCAAGCAGCGTAACCGGATGGAACAGAATCGTGAATATGCGCAGCGGCTTCAGTCAACCGTAGCTTCGATCGCGGCGGACAGTCCGGATCTGGATGAGATGTATCTGAAGCCTAAGACAAGCACAATGGCGATGACCATCGTATTTACCAGTGACCTGGGGCTTTGCGGAGCTTACAATGCGAACGTTCTGAAGTTTGCGCTGGCAAATCTGAATCCGGCGGATCCGATCGTTCTGATTGGTACGTCGATGTATCATCAGTTTCAGGAGAACGGGTTTCATATTCTGAATGAGAAACCAATCTCATCGGATAAGCTGACGCTGATGGAGCTGAAGGGATGGGTGGAACAAGGTACGCATCTCTATGAACAGAATGAGGCCGGAAAGGTTCAGGTTCTTTATACGCGCTTCATTAATACGATGACGTTTGCGCCGGCGATCGATGTGCTTCTGCCAACGGATACGACGAAGCTGAAGGTGGAAGAAGATGAACAGAGCGGGCCAAAGATTCTGACTTTGTTTGAGCCGGATCCGGTGACGATTCTGGATCAGCTGATTCCGATGATGATTCAAAATGTTGCCTATGCCGAATGGATGGAGGCGACGACGGCGGAACAGGGTTCGCGCAGAGTTGCCATGAAGACGGCAAGCGACAATGCCGACAATCTCAGTGAAGAGCTGCTGCTGGAGTACAACAAGGCGCGGCAGGCAGCGATTACGCAGGAAATTACGGAAGTGGTCAACGGTTCAAATGCCGTATAA